Proteins from a single region of Funiculus sociatus GB2-C1:
- a CDS encoding zinc metalloprotease HtpX yields the protein MASLPDPSLDDGLTALKQGNYQDAIAHLEGVCEVDLSSKSVVRAQMGLVVAYERTGKIEKARSLCVALSQSKYPKVKSWAEPIKAKLDQRYPQPPPKSEPSPKTVDVTGFAPLNETTPALEPPPASDVTGFVPLNETLPPQIRTGTGSNIADVPLQTTASPATPRDTSQSDKKDVSAPVQKAVKGNTQAESPRSPSRSDANENKPLLAAAISETFGTDDSSKDADELPVEQTRSPASLQWKQAGRAQGWKAMKAVQQERLWLLQAGVAIALFWAISLLLQFVMTTTNNFLLNIPFLQPIQAFYEQPTGVVVILLLLLACLSPWILDLILKHFYGIQPLSLSGLSKFSPEAAKMLPRYCGQKRLKLPTLKILPSSAPVALTYGNLPQTARIVVSQGLLDQLADEEIAAIYAGELGHIVQNRLVGIAIAFGMFLIGGFFYLLGNPDWAFNCWWIALACLPLGANLAVISLVVLVAQLAYIVYWQVARWGDSTQSPVLKIPAAVISALSYGLFWLTRALGLWLSRSRFNYSDRVATDITGNPNGLTRALLKIAIGIAADVQQHQSTSWLLESFDLLMPVGHRQAIALGSVTPLTTFESVLQWDCLNPSRQWMTINNSHPLIGDRLYLISLYARHWKLETELNFTQIPSLKTPKTKLRTPNSKLLLQGAPFFGILFGLALGCLFWLLGWIGSFFGIRQLVWMLDDYWTILIGCLPIGFGLGTFLRINAFFPDIKPGNLQDPNLPKLYASTATLPVDSKPVRMQGKLLGRRGMSNWLGQDLILQTDTGLIKLHHCSQLGPIGNLLPSSRPGDLVNLPVTAIGWFRRGATPWIDLETLRSQSGITTRSYHPIWSTILACAAAAWGIYIIWRG from the coding sequence ATGGCTTCTCTACCTGACCCATCTCTGGACGATGGTCTAACAGCCCTGAAACAGGGAAATTACCAAGATGCGATCGCTCACCTTGAAGGTGTCTGCGAAGTTGATCTCAGTTCAAAGTCAGTCGTCCGCGCTCAGATGGGACTGGTGGTTGCTTACGAACGCACTGGCAAAATTGAGAAAGCGCGATCGCTTTGTGTCGCCCTCAGTCAAAGCAAATATCCCAAAGTTAAAAGCTGGGCGGAGCCTATCAAAGCTAAATTGGATCAACGTTATCCTCAACCGCCCCCAAAATCTGAACCTTCCCCAAAAACGGTAGATGTCACGGGGTTTGCCCCTCTCAACGAAACAACGCCAGCACTAGAACCACCACCAGCATCCGATGTCACGGGGTTTGTCCCTCTCAACGAAACCCTACCCCCACAAATCCGCACGGGGACGGGTTCTAATATTGCTGATGTGCCTTTACAAACAACTGCAAGTCCAGCGACACCAAGGGACACATCCCAGTCTGATAAAAAAGACGTAAGTGCGCCTGTACAAAAGGCAGTAAAGGGGAATACACAAGCAGAGTCTCCCCGATCTCCTTCCCGGTCAGATGCGAACGAGAATAAACCACTCTTAGCGGCGGCAATTTCTGAGACATTTGGAACTGATGACAGCAGTAAAGATGCGGATGAATTGCCTGTTGAACAGACGCGATCGCCTGCGTCTTTACAATGGAAGCAAGCTGGACGCGCCCAAGGATGGAAAGCTATGAAAGCAGTACAACAAGAGCGTTTGTGGTTGCTTCAGGCTGGAGTTGCGATCGCTTTATTTTGGGCGATTTCGCTTTTACTTCAGTTCGTAATGACGACGACGAACAACTTCTTGCTCAATATTCCCTTTTTGCAACCTATCCAAGCTTTTTACGAACAACCAACCGGGGTTGTAGTAATACTTTTACTGTTGCTTGCGTGTCTGTCGCCCTGGATACTGGATCTTATACTCAAGCACTTTTATGGCATCCAACCCTTGTCTCTTTCTGGGCTGTCTAAATTCAGCCCAGAGGCAGCTAAAATGTTACCGCGCTATTGCGGACAAAAGCGCTTAAAGTTGCCAACTTTAAAGATATTACCTAGTAGCGCCCCAGTTGCACTCACTTATGGAAATTTGCCCCAAACTGCCCGCATCGTAGTTAGTCAAGGGCTATTAGATCAACTGGCAGATGAGGAAATTGCCGCCATCTATGCAGGTGAGTTGGGGCATATTGTCCAAAATAGGCTGGTAGGGATTGCGATCGCATTTGGGATGTTTCTAATCGGCGGTTTTTTCTACTTGTTAGGAAACCCGGATTGGGCGTTTAATTGTTGGTGGATTGCCTTAGCGTGTTTGCCGTTGGGAGCGAATTTGGCAGTAATTTCCCTCGTCGTCTTAGTCGCACAGCTTGCTTACATAGTTTATTGGCAAGTAGCGCGTTGGGGAGACAGCACTCAAAGCCCTGTACTAAAAATACCTGCGGCGGTTATTTCGGCTTTGAGTTACGGCTTATTTTGGCTAACTCGCGCTTTAGGTTTGTGGTTGTCGCGATCGCGATTTAATTATAGCGATCGCGTGGCGACAGATATCACTGGCAACCCCAATGGACTTACCCGTGCTTTACTTAAAATTGCCATTGGCATTGCCGCTGATGTCCAACAACATCAATCAACTAGCTGGCTTTTAGAAAGCTTCGACTTACTGATGCCAGTGGGACACCGACAGGCGATCGCTTTGGGCAGTGTCACGCCTCTTACTACCTTTGAATCAGTTCTGCAATGGGATTGTCTCAACCCGTCTCGTCAGTGGATGACGATTAATAACTCTCATCCTTTAATAGGCGATCGCTTGTACTTAATATCCCTCTACGCCCGTCACTGGAAGCTGGAAACAGAACTAAACTTCACTCAAATACCCTCACTCAAAACCCCAAAAACGAAGCTAAGAACTCCAAACTCCAAACTCCTCTTACAAGGTGCGCCCTTTTTTGGCATCTTGTTCGGTTTAGCCTTGGGATGTTTATTTTGGCTGTTGGGTTGGATTGGTAGTTTCTTCGGAATCCGGCAACTTGTTTGGATGCTGGACGATTACTGGACTATTCTTATCGGTTGCTTACCGATAGGTTTTGGCCTTGGCACCTTTTTGCGGATTAATGCCTTCTTCCCGGATATCAAACCAGGCAACTTGCAAGACCCCAACCTGCCAAAGCTCTACGCCAGTACCGCCACTCTCCCTGTGGATAGTAAGCCAGTACGTATGCAAGGAAAACTCTTAGGGCGGCGAGGGATGAGTAATTGGCTGGGACAGGATTTAATCTTGCAAACTGACACGGGTTTAATCAAATTACACCATTGCTCCCAACTAGGCCCAATTGGCAATCTTTTACCATCATCTCGTCCTGGCGACCTGGTAAACCTTCCTGTCACAGCCATCGGCTGGTTTCGGCGGGGGGCAACTCCCTGGATCGATTTGGAAACCCTGCGATCGCAAAGCGGTATAACCACTCGCTCCTACCACCCTATCTGGTCAACGATTTTGGCGTGTGCAGCTGCGGCTTGGGGAATTTACATTATTTGGCGCGGCTAG
- a CDS encoding peptide chain release factor 3: MVTDSHLQETTIKAELQQAVERRRNFAIISHPDAGKTTLTEKLLLYGGAIHEAGAVKARRAQKKATSDWMEMEQQRGISITSTVLQFEYENCQINLLDTPGHQDFSEDTYRTLAAADNAVMLIDAAKGLEPQTRKLFEVCRMRNLPTFTFVNKLDRPGREPLDLLDEIERELGLQTYAVNWPIGMGDRFKGVYDRREKKIHLFERSEHGKREAIDTVVELGDPRIEELLEPELYYQLKDDLELIEGVGSQLDLDLVHAGKMTPVFFGSAMTNFGVEPFLNAFLDYALKPGSRNSTNGEIPPTYPEFSGFVFKLQANMDPKHRDRIAFVRVCTGKFEKDMTVNHARTGKAVRLSRPQKLFAQDRESIEEAYPGDVIGLNNPGVFAIGDTIYTGQKLEYEGIPCFSPEIFAYLKNPNPSKFKQFHKGVSELREEGAVQIMYSADDAKRDPILAAVGQLQFEVVQFRMQNEYGVETLLELLPYSVARWVDGGWEALQKVGRLFNTVTVKDSWGRPVLLFRNEWNCQQVQADHPELKLNVAAPVVAGQQPVEL; encoded by the coding sequence ATGGTAACTGATTCACATCTCCAAGAAACGACAATTAAAGCCGAATTACAACAAGCAGTTGAGCGGCGGCGCAACTTTGCGATTATTTCTCACCCCGACGCGGGTAAAACGACGCTGACGGAAAAGCTTTTGCTGTACGGAGGCGCAATTCACGAGGCGGGAGCAGTCAAGGCGCGACGGGCGCAAAAAAAGGCAACATCTGACTGGATGGAAATGGAACAACAACGGGGAATTTCGATTACCTCGACGGTGTTGCAGTTTGAGTATGAAAATTGTCAGATTAACTTGCTGGACACTCCCGGACACCAAGACTTCAGTGAAGATACTTATCGCACTTTGGCAGCAGCAGATAATGCCGTGATGCTAATTGATGCGGCTAAGGGTTTGGAACCGCAGACACGGAAACTGTTTGAAGTGTGTCGGATGCGAAATCTCCCCACTTTTACTTTTGTAAACAAACTCGATAGACCAGGACGCGAACCGTTGGATCTGCTGGATGAAATCGAGCGGGAGTTAGGGTTGCAGACTTATGCGGTAAACTGGCCGATTGGGATGGGCGATCGCTTCAAAGGTGTCTACGACCGACGAGAGAAAAAAATTCACCTGTTCGAGCGCAGCGAACACGGCAAGCGCGAAGCCATTGATACGGTTGTAGAATTAGGTGATCCTCGGATTGAAGAACTTTTAGAGCCAGAGCTTTACTACCAACTCAAAGACGATTTAGAACTCATAGAAGGCGTGGGGTCACAACTTGACTTAGATTTGGTTCACGCTGGCAAAATGACACCCGTATTCTTTGGTAGCGCCATGACCAACTTTGGTGTGGAGCCGTTTTTAAACGCCTTTCTGGATTATGCCTTGAAGCCGGGTTCGCGCAACTCCACCAACGGCGAAATTCCCCCGACTTATCCAGAATTTTCTGGCTTTGTCTTCAAACTCCAGGCGAATATGGACCCGAAGCATCGCGATCGCATTGCCTTTGTGCGCGTCTGTACTGGTAAGTTTGAAAAAGATATGACGGTAAATCACGCCCGTACTGGCAAAGCTGTTCGTCTGTCTCGTCCCCAAAAACTATTTGCCCAAGACAGAGAATCAATTGAAGAAGCGTATCCTGGCGATGTGATTGGTTTGAACAATCCCGGCGTATTTGCGATTGGTGACACAATTTATACTGGTCAGAAGCTGGAATATGAAGGGATTCCCTGCTTCTCGCCGGAAATCTTCGCTTATCTGAAAAATCCCAACCCTTCCAAGTTCAAGCAATTCCACAAAGGCGTTTCCGAACTGCGGGAAGAAGGCGCGGTACAAATCATGTACTCGGCGGATGATGCCAAACGCGACCCAATTCTGGCAGCAGTGGGACAACTGCAATTTGAAGTGGTGCAGTTCCGGATGCAGAATGAGTACGGCGTTGAGACTTTGTTGGAATTGTTACCTTATAGTGTGGCGCGTTGGGTTGATGGTGGTTGGGAAGCGTTGCAAAAAGTTGGGCGATTGTTCAACACTGTCACGGTGAAGGATAGTTGGGGTCGTCCGGTGCTGTTATTCCGAAATGAATGGAATTGTCAGCAGGTGCAAGCAGATCACCCAGAGCTGAAGTTGAATGTCGCAGCGCCTGTAGTTGCGGGACAACAACCAGTGGAGTTGTAA
- a CDS encoding RtcB family protein, translating to MPIKEFLEQISDTVWEIPVSYKEGMRVPARIYGTEKIISELDEAVYDQVTNVATLPGITKYAMCMPDGHFGYGFPIGGVAAMDVEKGGVISPGGIGFDINCGMRLMVTNLTYHEVKPYIKKLVDRLYERVPAGVGSSGFVKLSRNDFRKVVEQGAQWCVNNGYGWEEDLELIEENGCIKGADSAKISDKAIDRGFNQIGTLGSGNHYLEIQVARKLDIFDPELAKTMGITMPDQVVVMFHCGSRGFGHQVATDYLQRFLKVMDSKYGIKILDRELACAPFDSPEGQAYFSAMKCGINMSYANRQVILHRIREVFSEIFERSAEDLGMHMVYDVAHNTAKLESHIVDGKKRSLLVHRKGATRAFAPGMKDVPERYKNIGQPVIIGGSMETGSYLLTGVPTGDQTFFSTAHGSGRTMSRTKARKAWKGETLLKDMQKKGIYVRSTSMSGLAEEAGAAYKDIDDVIEAAELAGISKKVVRLTPIGNIKG from the coding sequence ATGCCTATTAAGGAATTTTTAGAACAAATTTCTGACACGGTATGGGAAATTCCGGTTTCCTACAAGGAAGGGATGCGCGTTCCCGCCCGGATTTATGGGACAGAAAAGATAATTTCCGAATTAGATGAAGCGGTTTACGACCAAGTTACGAATGTAGCGACGCTGCCAGGGATAACCAAATATGCTATGTGTATGCCCGACGGACACTTTGGCTATGGTTTTCCCATTGGTGGCGTGGCGGCGATGGATGTGGAAAAGGGGGGCGTGATTTCCCCCGGCGGTATCGGTTTTGATATCAATTGCGGAATGCGCTTGATGGTTACAAACCTCACCTACCATGAAGTCAAACCTTATATCAAAAAGCTGGTAGATAGGCTCTATGAAAGGGTTCCGGCTGGAGTAGGAAGCAGTGGCTTTGTGAAATTATCGCGGAATGACTTTCGCAAAGTGGTCGAACAAGGCGCTCAGTGGTGCGTGAATAATGGCTATGGTTGGGAAGAAGATTTAGAACTCATTGAAGAAAACGGCTGCATTAAAGGTGCTGATTCTGCAAAGATTAGTGACAAGGCAATTGACCGGGGTTTTAATCAAATTGGAACTCTAGGATCTGGCAATCATTATTTAGAAATTCAAGTTGCTCGAAAGCTAGATATTTTCGATCCAGAGTTAGCCAAGACAATGGGAATTACCATGCCGGATCAGGTGGTGGTAATGTTCCACTGTGGTAGTCGGGGATTTGGTCATCAGGTGGCAACTGACTATCTGCAAAGATTTTTAAAGGTAATGGATAGCAAGTATGGAATTAAAATACTAGACCGAGAATTAGCTTGTGCGCCCTTTGATTCTCCAGAAGGACAAGCCTATTTTTCGGCGATGAAATGTGGCATCAATATGTCTTATGCCAATCGTCAAGTGATTCTGCATCGCATCCGCGAAGTATTTTCGGAAATCTTTGAACGTTCGGCGGAAGACTTGGGGATGCACATGGTTTATGATGTCGCACACAATACCGCCAAGCTAGAGAGTCATATTGTGGATGGGAAAAAGCGATCGCTCCTCGTCCATCGTAAAGGTGCAACTCGCGCTTTCGCACCGGGAATGAAAGATGTTCCGGAACGCTACAAGAATATTGGTCAGCCGGTTATTATTGGCGGCAGTATGGAAACCGGATCTTATTTATTAACTGGCGTACCCACCGGCGACCAAACTTTCTTCAGCACTGCACACGGAAGCGGACGCACAATGAGTCGTACCAAGGCGCGAAAAGCTTGGAAGGGAGAAACACTCCTGAAGGATATGCAGAAGAAGGGCATCTATGTCCGCAGTACCTCAATGTCTGGACTAGCAGAAGAAGCGGGTGCAGCTTACAAAGACATCGATGATGTAATTGAAGCGGCGGAGTTAGCGGGGATTAGCAAAAAGGTGGTGCGGTTGACACCGATTGGCAATATTAAAGGATAA
- a CDS encoding cyclic peptide export ABC transporter, whose product MNLIGFLLRESWVTVAIAAFTGSVSGACSAFLIASINNALSSNNTSTNQLLWGFVGLAIVTLVTSLISGFLLVSLSQEAVYKLRLHLSGLILSCPLRHLEELGANRILATLTEDIQAISTAVFTIPFLSIDIAIIFGCLVYLGSLSWVVLLITLVFLVVAIGSVQFLLSKAERLLKLARDEQDRLFKHFRAITDGIKELKLNVRRREAFLTEELQVTAASSRDYRVTSLRILAIASSFGDLLFFILLALLVFGLPQLTTINTSVLSGYVLTLTFIMRPIQSILQILPGLSQASVALQKIDTLGLSLASRSENIPKYQSDPQPFFKSVELIQISHTYRREQEESNFTLGPISLTFHPGELVFIVGGNGSGKSTLAKIIAGLYIPESGKISLNGEKITDNNRESYRQLFATVFSDFYLFERILGININNLDTQAQEYLRQLQLEHKVQIKDGVLSTTDLSQGQRKRLALLTAYLEDRPIYLFDEWASDQDPFFREIFYKQLLPELQNKGKTILVISHDDRYFHLADKTIKLDYGKLA is encoded by the coding sequence ATGAATCTAATCGGGTTTCTTCTGCGTGAGTCTTGGGTTACAGTAGCGATCGCAGCCTTTACAGGTTCCGTCAGTGGAGCTTGTAGTGCTTTCCTCATCGCCTCGATCAACAACGCCCTCAGCAGCAACAATACATCCACAAATCAACTACTCTGGGGCTTTGTGGGATTAGCAATCGTCACCCTTGTAACTAGCTTAATCTCCGGATTTTTGCTGGTTAGTTTATCGCAAGAAGCCGTTTATAAACTGCGACTGCACTTGAGCGGTTTAATTTTATCATGCCCCTTGCGCCACCTAGAAGAACTAGGAGCGAACCGGATTTTAGCAACATTAACAGAAGATATACAAGCAATCTCTACCGCAGTCTTCACCATTCCTTTCCTTTCCATTGACATTGCCATAATTTTCGGCTGTTTAGTTTATTTAGGCTCGCTTTCCTGGGTAGTATTACTAATAACGCTAGTATTTTTAGTTGTCGCCATTGGTAGCGTTCAATTTCTATTATCTAAAGCCGAGCGTCTTCTGAAACTTGCTCGTGACGAACAGGATCGGCTATTCAAACACTTTCGCGCCATCACAGACGGAATTAAAGAACTCAAACTAAACGTTCGTCGCCGCGAAGCCTTCCTGACAGAAGAACTCCAAGTCACTGCTGCATCGTCACGAGATTACAGAGTCACCAGTTTAAGGATTTTAGCGATCGCTTCTAGTTTTGGCGACCTTCTCTTTTTCATCCTTCTTGCCTTATTAGTATTTGGTCTTCCCCAACTTACAACAATTAACACATCAGTTCTATCCGGATATGTCCTCACCCTTACCTTTATAATGCGGCCGATTCAGAGCATCTTACAAATACTACCCGGACTCAGCCAAGCCAGCGTTGCGTTACAAAAAATTGATACTTTAGGCTTATCTTTAGCCAGCCGTTCCGAAAATATTCCCAAATATCAATCTGACCCGCAGCCATTTTTCAAAAGTGTAGAACTCATCCAAATCAGCCACACTTATCGTAGAGAACAGGAAGAAAGTAATTTTACCCTTGGCCCAATTAGTTTAACTTTTCATCCAGGTGAACTGGTTTTTATTGTTGGCGGTAATGGCAGTGGTAAGTCCACCCTTGCTAAAATTATTGCTGGTTTATACATTCCCGAATCCGGGAAAATTAGTCTGAATGGAGAAAAAATCACTGATAATAATAGAGAATCATATCGTCAGTTATTCGCCACAGTATTTTCGGACTTTTATTTATTTGAGCGAATTTTAGGAATTAATATTAATAACCTCGATACCCAAGCCCAAGAGTATTTAAGGCAACTTCAGTTAGAGCATAAAGTCCAAATAAAAGATGGCGTACTTTCCACCACAGACCTTTCGCAAGGACAGCGTAAGCGTCTTGCTCTCCTCACCGCTTACTTGGAAGACCGCCCGATTTACCTATTCGATGAATGGGCATCAGATCAAGACCCTTTCTTTAGGGAAATCTTCTATAAACAACTTTTACCAGAACTTCAAAATAAAGGTAAAACTATACTGGTAATTAGTCACGACGATCGCTATTTTCATCTAGCAGATAAAACGATAAAACTAGACTACGGAAAATTAGCGTAG
- a CDS encoding lycopene cyclase domain-containing protein: MTYLAFHLVFILPPLLLLAWLQRQPLAGIGGVRAWLGLPLIALVALIYTTPWDNYLVWREVWNYGTDRVVGTIGYVPIEEYLFFILQPLLTGLWLYWLFPRTSEPVKQDDSPWMRASGIVFWLVLSIAGAFMLQSDKTVYMGLILAWAGPVLALQWGVGAKHLWARKDAWLIGTLTPTVYLWIADRIAIGQGIWSISETYSTGFKLFGLPIEEATFFLVTNLLVVQGLLLFLLVGNMRSLLPLISFPTLNNGRPELPKALAQVESVNDRV, translated from the coding sequence ATGACCTATTTGGCGTTTCACCTTGTCTTTATCCTGCCACCGCTCCTCCTACTGGCATGGCTTCAACGCCAACCTCTGGCTGGTATTGGAGGAGTTAGAGCGTGGTTAGGGCTGCCCCTGATTGCACTGGTTGCACTGATTTATACGACACCGTGGGACAATTACCTGGTTTGGCGCGAGGTGTGGAACTACGGCACGGATCGGGTAGTGGGTACAATTGGCTACGTACCCATTGAAGAATATTTATTCTTTATCCTTCAGCCACTCCTAACGGGTCTTTGGCTGTACTGGCTGTTTCCTCGCACCAGCGAACCAGTGAAGCAGGATGATTCTCCTTGGATGCGAGCATCGGGCATCGTTTTCTGGCTCGTTCTCAGCATTGCGGGAGCTTTCATGTTGCAGTCGGATAAGACTGTGTACATGGGGCTAATTTTAGCTTGGGCAGGCCCCGTACTGGCGCTACAGTGGGGAGTTGGAGCAAAGCACCTCTGGGCGAGAAAAGACGCTTGGCTGATTGGCACTCTGACCCCGACAGTTTACCTGTGGATAGCCGACCGCATCGCCATCGGACAGGGCATTTGGAGCATTTCGGAGACTTATAGCACGGGATTTAAGCTGTTCGGGTTGCCAATTGAGGAGGCGACGTTCTTTTTAGTCACGAACCTGCTAGTGGTGCAAGGACTTTTACTGTTTCTCTTGGTGGGGAATATGCGATCGCTCCTACCACTCATCTCTTTCCCCACTCTCAATAATGGGCGACCAGAACTTCCAAAAGCTCTTGCTCAGGTAGAGTCTGTAAACGATAGGGTTTGA
- a CDS encoding CobW family GTP-binding protein has protein sequence MQVRTPLTVITGPLGSGKTTLLRHILDSFPKKIAILMNEFGEIGIDTKIIQGKNVQMADLGGGCVCCSLLGEFEAAVNEIIDSVDPDNIVVETTGVAEPDALVFDIQESLTKVRLDGVVTVIDADAMVKYPSVGHTTRIQIEAADTLLLNKVDLVSESELKAIEDKLRSFNEVGSILHTKRCQVDPDLLFGIGRERVQPQPHHVHQLEFESFSTTSPATFERQCFEEFADSLGTDVYRAKGFVRFPEGNYLFNFVAGRWDLEPFEQEGTELVFIGKQVSDRKEEIISQLKSCEQ, from the coding sequence ATGCAGGTACGCACGCCACTTACAGTCATTACGGGGCCACTCGGAAGCGGAAAAACAACTCTACTTCGTCACATTCTTGACTCTTTTCCTAAAAAGATTGCCATTTTGATGAATGAATTTGGCGAAATTGGTATCGATACTAAAATCATTCAAGGCAAAAATGTCCAAATGGCGGATCTCGGTGGTGGTTGCGTCTGCTGTTCGCTGCTAGGGGAATTTGAAGCCGCTGTCAATGAAATCATTGATAGTGTTGACCCGGATAATATTGTAGTGGAGACAACTGGAGTTGCAGAACCAGATGCGCTGGTGTTCGACATTCAAGAAAGCTTAACCAAAGTGCGGCTGGATGGGGTTGTGACGGTTATCGATGCAGATGCAATGGTGAAATATCCGTCTGTGGGACATACCACTAGGATACAAATTGAAGCAGCAGACACCCTGCTTCTGAATAAAGTTGATTTGGTTTCCGAAAGCGAGTTAAAGGCAATAGAAGATAAATTGCGCTCCTTCAACGAAGTCGGATCAATTTTGCATACTAAGCGATGCCAAGTAGACCCAGATTTGCTATTTGGGATTGGTCGAGAGCGAGTGCAACCGCAACCTCATCACGTTCACCAACTTGAATTTGAATCATTTAGCACGACAAGTCCTGCCACTTTCGAGCGACAATGTTTTGAAGAATTTGCCGACTCCCTTGGGACAGATGTTTACCGGGCGAAAGGTTTTGTACGATTTCCTGAAGGAAACTACCTATTTAATTTCGTGGCTGGACGTTGGGATCTGGAGCCATTTGAACAAGAGGGGACGGAGCTAGTTTTTATCGGCAAACAGGTAAGCGATCGCAAAGAAGAAATTATTAGTCAGTTAAAGTCGTGTGAGCAATAG
- a CDS encoding archease, which yields MPYEFLEDVATADIAFHAWGKDLEELFIAAGDATMNVMIDNLDAIALSETRTFSLENDELDMLLFNFLQEFIYYKDSELLLLRAQQVEISEKDGVHQLSAVTKGEKLDSDRHQQRVDVKAVTLHQFQLEKTDDGWTAMVILDI from the coding sequence ATGCCTTATGAGTTTCTTGAAGATGTTGCCACTGCTGATATTGCTTTTCACGCTTGGGGAAAAGATTTAGAGGAGCTTTTCATCGCGGCGGGTGATGCAACCATGAACGTGATGATTGATAATCTGGATGCGATCGCGCTAAGTGAGACACGCACCTTCAGCTTAGAAAACGATGAGTTGGATATGCTGCTGTTTAATTTCCTGCAAGAATTTATCTACTACAAGGACAGCGAGTTACTACTGCTGAGAGCGCAACAAGTTGAGATTTCCGAGAAAGATGGAGTGCATCAACTAAGCGCGGTTACGAAGGGAGAAAAGCTAGATAGCGATCGCCATCAGCAGCGGGTAGATGTCAAAGCTGTTACATTACACCAGTTCCAATTAGAAAAAACCGATGACGGTTGGACAGCAATGGTAATTCTTGATATTTAG